One window of Lawsonibacter asaccharolyticus genomic DNA carries:
- a CDS encoding DNA-binding helix-turn-helix protein has protein sequence MKNVLAEITRLRLERGWNEYELAKHCGLSQSTISTWYRKNQTPTIQTLDKVCKGLGISLSQFFAEGSDAVSLTPEQKDMLDNWSALNIQQKQIIRDLLKNMR, from the coding sequence ATGAAAAATGTACTTGCGGAAATTACAAGATTACGATTAGAACGTGGTTGGAATGAATACGAGTTAGCAAAACACTGTGGGCTATCGCAGTCAACAATATCAACGTGGTACAGAAAAAATCAGACACCTACAATCCAAACTCTGGATAAAGTCTGCAAAGGACTGGGCATCTCATTATCTCAGTTTTTTGCAGAGGGGAGTGATGCAGTATCACTTACCCCAGAACAAAAGGATATGTTAGATAACTGGTCAGCGTTAAATATACAGCAAAAACAAATTATTAGGGATCTGCTTAAAAATATGCGTTAA
- a CDS encoding DNA-binding helix-turn-helix protein, whose amino-acid sequence MIKIINILDRITQLRLERKWSEYELAKYSNITQSTISTWYRENQLPTIKSLDKICSGCGITLSQFFAENGDAISLTPKQREMLDNWSSLTEIQQELFLKLFKSIP is encoded by the coding sequence GTGATTAAGATTATAAATATCCTTGACAGAATCACCCAACTTCGTTTAGAACGGAAATGGTCTGAATATGAATTAGCGAAGTATTCTAACATTACACAATCGACAATATCTACATGGTATCGTGAAAACCAACTCCCCACAATCAAGTCGCTTGATAAAATCTGTTCAGGGTGTGGCATCACGTTATCTCAATTTTTTGCTGAAAATGGTGATGCGATTTCGCTTACCCCAAAGCAAAGAGAGATGTTAGATAATTGGTCATCGCTGACAGAAATTCAGCAAGAGCTGTTCCTGAAGTTATTTAAATCAATTCCATAG